The following DNA comes from Candidatus Methylomirabilota bacterium.
GAGCTCCAGGACGTGACGCCCCCGGATCCCGTCAAGCCCGCCTTCAACGAGGTGAACGAGGCGCGCCAGGACCGGGAACGGACGATCAACCAGGCCCAGGAGCAGGCCAACCGGGAGATCCCCAAGGCCAGGGGCGAGGCGGCCCGGACAATCACCGAGGCCGAGGGGTACGCCATCGCGCGCGTCAACCGGGCCAACGGAGAGGCCGCGCGATTCGAGGCCATTCTGGAGGAGTACCGGCGGGCCCCGGAGGTCACTCGCCGCCGCCTGTACCTGGAAGCCCTGGGCGCCATCTTGCCCGAGGCGAAGGCTCTGTACATCGTGGACGGCGATCAGAAGGCCCTGGTGCCCTGGCTCCACGTGGAGGCGGGTGACAGGCCCGCCCCAGGAGGGAAACAGCCATGAAGACCGGGCTGAAGGTCGGCCTCGGCATCCTCGCAGTGGTGATCCTCCTCGTGCTCAGCGGAACCTTCTACACCCTGGAGGAGGGCCAGCAGGCGATCATCGTGCAGTTCGGCCGGCCCGTGGGGGCGGCGGTGACCGAGGCGGGCCTGCACTTCAAGCTCCCCTTCGTCCAGGAGGTCCGGCGCTTCGAGAAGCGCCTCCTCATCTGGGACGGCGACCCCAACCAGATCCCCACCAAAGGGCGGGAGTTCATCTGGGTGGACACCACCGCCCGCTGGCGGATCGCCGACGCCAAGAAGTTCCTGGAGAACGTGGCCACCGAGGCCGGAGCCCGGTCCCGCCTGGACGACATCATCGATTCCGTCGTCCGCGACCAGGTTTCCGCCAGCGAGCTGGTCGAGCTGGTCCGGAGCGCCTCGTGGGAGGTCCCCGCGGGAGAGATCCTGGAGGAGGTCCCCGCCGAGGTGCGGGAGGAGTTGAAGAAGGAAGTCAGCCGCGGTCGCGAGGAGATCACCCGGACCATTTTGGCCGAGGCCCGGAGGATCATCCCCCA
Coding sequences within:
- a CDS encoding FtsH protease activity modulator HflK gives rise to the protein ELQDVTPPDPVKPAFNEVNEARQDRERTINQAQEQANREIPKARGEAARTITEAEGYAIARVNRANGEAARFEAILEEYRRAPEVTRRRLYLEALGAILPEAKALYIVDGDQKALVPWLHVEAGDRPAPGGKQP
- the hflC gene encoding protease modulator HflC, whose product is MKTGLKVGLGILAVVILLVLSGTFYTLEEGQQAIIVQFGRPVGAAVTEAGLHFKLPFVQEVRRFEKRLLIWDGDPNQIPTKGREFIWVDTTARWRIADAKKFLENVATEAGARSRLDDIIDSVVRDQVSASELVELVRSASWEVPAGEILEEVPAEVREELKKEVSRGREEITRTILAEARRIIPQYGIELVDVRIKRLDYVESVREKVYARMISERKRIAARFRSEGEGQSAEILGTMEKELRQIRSAAYRRAQEIRGKADAKATRVYGDAYNRHPAFYAFSRTLEAYKETQNKNSVLILTTDSDYYRYLKDTVGPGPAR